TCTCGTACTCCTTCATCCCCGGCTTCATGGCCTTCATGGCGGCCAGGTGCGCGGCGACACTGGCGTCCACCGCGTGCTGGATGCGCTCCATCTCGCCGCGGTCCTTCACCATGCGCATGGAAGCGAGCAACTCTTTGACGTCCTCCATCGCCAGGCGGGTGGCGAAGGCATTGGTGCGCCGCAGCCAGGAAAAGGGGGCCTTCGAAGAAGATGAGCCAAGGTCGGTGAAAACCGTGGCCCGCGGCTGGGGAAGGACCTTCACCAGTATCTCGCGCATCTGGTCCAAGGACTCGACCCGATCGAAGCCGGTGACCTGGCGCGCGGTGGCGTCTTCGGGGCCGAGCTTGGGCCCGGTCCAGCGCTCCTGGGTTCGGTTGTGGGGGGGCAGGAAGAAGATCTCGGTATAGGGGCGGGCCGGATTGCCGTCGCTCGCCTTCACCTCGGGAGCGATCAGCAACGCGGCGCCGGGTTCGGTCCAGCCGGTGAGATAGAAGAAACCATCATCCTGCTTGAACCCGTAAATGTTGTTTGGTCCTTCCTCCTCGGTGGAGGCGAAGAGCAGGACCACGCCGCCGGCTGTTTTTTGCGAGAGAGCTACGCGGCGGGCGCGATAGTCGGCATTCGGTTGGCGGTCAAGCGCCGCTACGCAACACGACATCAGCAGGACGACAGCAATCAGCAGTTTTCGCATAGATCTCCTTGGCCGACCGACGGACGACCGACGACTACACTCCGACCGGGAACGGCTTCTCGTGCAGTTCGGCTCCCGACCCGACCGTCAGCTTCTCGAACCTTCCTTGCAGTAACGACATCAGTCCCGTGTACCAATATCCAAGGACGAACAAGACCAAGAAAGGCACGGTAATAAAGTTCTCGTTGTCGATGGCGTAGTAGACCGTGGCCGCGAAGTATGTGCCGATGAGCAGCTCCAGCCAGGGCACCAGCCCCAGGCGCTTACGATATTTGGCTGCCGCCACTTTGGACCTCTGGCCCTTGGCTGCGACCCGGTACTTGGGGGTGCGGGCAAAGGGCGATTGCTTGCCGAAGATCGCTTCCAGCACGGCGCGGGTATTGGTCAGGGTCAGCCCGATGCCCAGGGCCATCAGGAAGGGCAGGAACAGGAAGACCCGCGGCCACGACCGCGGAAACAGCTCCTTCTGCGAAACCAGGTAGAAGCTGGAGATGCTGAAGGTCGAGGCCAGGAACAGCGGCAGGTCGATGTACAGCATCTGGAACCAGCCCTG
The genomic region above belongs to Terriglobales bacterium and contains:
- a CDS encoding Xaa-Pro aminopeptidase: MRKLLIAVVLLMSCCVAALDRQPNADYRARRVALSQKTAGGVVLLFASTEEEGPNNIYGFKQDDGFFYLTGWTEPGAALLIAPEVKASDGNPARPYTEIFFLPPHNRTQERWTGPKLGPEDATARQVTGFDRVESLDQMREILVKVLPQPRATVFTDLGSSSSKAPFSWLRRTNAFATRLAMEDVKELLASMRMVKDRGEMERIQHAVDASVAAHLAAMKAMKPGMKEYEIGALIQYEFQKRGCERPAYAPIVGSGFDGTVLHYSENSGAIQNGDDVVIDAAGEYAGYASDITRTLPANGKFTARQREIYDIVLGAQQAAAAAFVPGKSTLFGPGSLTDVARQYIDAHGKDLHGEPLGKYFIHGIGHHVGLNVHDADNRKPLDRGMVFTIEPGIYIP